The genome window GCGTATGTCTGCTCAGCATTCCTCGGCTGTATTCCATATGCTCTTGTTTTGATGATGCGTTCGAACTCATCTGTATCCGGATTGAACCATGCAAGGGAACTGGTGCTGCCGTTTCTGAGAATGAAGAACTGATTCGGAGTCGGAGAAAGCTCACTGTCGATATCGCTTCTCGGAACGGTAAAAGGCTGCTCGTAAAACCTGGATATCAGATCTGTGTCAATATCCTCCAGAATTCCAGTACCCGTATAAAGCTCATCGACATTCTCAACTTTTCCGGTTTCGTAATCCTCAGCGTTAATACCGATAGATTTTGCTTTCATCCGAAGATTGATGTCTTTGCTGATAAGAATTACTTCCCTGTCGGGATTAGCAATCCGCAGCTGATCGGCAAGCGCAAGAATCCGATGATCAGGTTTATTCAGGGAAAAAGTCTTCTCTACAGTGCTTCCCGCAGATACTTCTGCGGCTTTAACAAACAGTTTCCCTCTTCCCTGTCCAAGAGGAAGGCCATCATTGAACAATTTCTCACCTGCAAGTTTATCAAGCTTTCTTATGAACTCCCTTGCCTGAAAATTGATGAGGTCATTTCCTTTCTTGAACTCATCAAGTTCCTCAAGAACTGTAATCGGTATGACTACATCATGCTCCTGAAAATTGTCTATGCAATTGTGATCGTATAGAAGTACATTCGTATCAATAACGAATAGCCGTGGGGATCCCTGGGATTCTGTCAATTGTCACATCCAATCCAAATGGTTGATTTCATGTTCACCTTCCAATTCTATATGAATTTCAAACAAAGGAAAACCTGCATGAAATTGAAGACTACTAACGAACGGTGACAGAGAGAAAGCGGAATAGATTTTTCTATCTATTGCGTTTTTCGTTCATTTTCTGCATTTTACCGCCTGCCCGAAAACCCTTTAACGTGAGCCGCTAGCTCAGTAGGTAGAGCATCTGACTTTTAATCAGAGGGTCGGGGGTTCGATCCCCCCGCGGCTCACCAA of Candidatus Aegiribacteria sp. contains these proteins:
- a CDS encoding PhoH family protein, with the translated sequence MTESQGSPRLFVIDTNVLLYDHNCIDNFQEHDVVIPITVLEELDEFKKGNDLINFQAREFIRKLDKLAGEKLFNDGLPLGQGRGKLFVKAAEVSAGSTVEKTFSLNKPDHRILALADQLRIANPDREVILISKDINLRMKAKSIGINAEDYETGKVENVDELYTGTGILEDIDTDLISRFYEQPFTVPRSDIDSELSPTPNQFFILRNGSTSSLAWFNPDTDEFERIIKTRAYGIQPRNAEQTYALHALLNPSVQLVTLTGKAGTGKTLLALAAALSQRQEYRQIFLARPVIPLGNRDLGYLPGDVQSKLDPYMQPLWDNLAVIKSRFSTDSKEYISLLEMIEYEKLLITPLAYIRGRSLDGIYFIIDEAQNLTPHEVRTIITRVGENTKIVFTGDIYQIDTPYLDSQSNGLTFLIDRLKNESITAHINLVKGERSRLAELASNLL